The genomic segment CGGACAATTCGGGTCTGGAACCGGCCGCCTGTCATGGGCCCGGGAGTCTACGAGCCGACATTCAGCAGCCTCGCCGTCGATCCTACCGGGAGGACGGTGATAGTTGGGTTTAACGTGGCGGAGTCGCAGAATATGGTGGCGATCATCGATGCGGCGGCGGCCACGGTCGTGTCCGAGATCCCCGGAAGCGGATATCCCGGAGCCGTCGCCTTCGATCCATCGGGGGAGCGCGCTTACGTCTCTGACTTCGATAAGGGAAGGGTGTCGGTCCTCGATCTCGCAGGCCGCACGGTCACCGCGACGATAAAGGTTGGAGACACACCAGGCGGCTTGGCAGTCGCTCCGTCAGGCAAGGATGTCTACGTCGCGAATTCCGGAAGTGGAACGGTCTCAATAATAGATACGGCCTCGGGCCGCGTTGTGGCGACGACAAGGCCGTGGTCACTGACCATGCCTCCGGACTCCCCGGGGATCGGAGCCCGCGCATCCTATGGCCTGGTCCTGCTGGTTCTGATCGCCGGACTTACGCTCAGGTATTTGATGCCCACGGCGCATGGTGCACGGGTCGTCTTGATCGCCATGACATTCGTCTCCGGAGTGTCATTCTTCTTCTCCTTCATCACCGGATACTTAATTGCGCCGGGAGGCTTTGGCCTTGAACACGGCCTCTGGCGGCTCATAATTATTGCTTCCGCCGGCTTCGGCCTCGCGATCGTGTCTCCCGCATCCATGATCAGTTCATGGCTATTGTTCAAGAGGGGGGATTACCGTCTCGCTGCGTTGACGAGTCTCGCACCTTTGATGAACATTGTCGCCATCGTAGTCTTCTTCCTTTGATCGATTTTGATTCGATGGAAAGCATGGGTATAGCGGGGCTTAGGTGATCGCGGCGGCGACCGCCGCGGCGACCGCCGGCCGCAGGGTGAGAATGCCGGTGCGGTCGCGTCCGAGATGTACCGCGTTGGAGAGCAGCACGATCGCCAGATCGCGCGGCGGATCGATCACGATCGCCGTGCCGGTGAACCCGGTGTGACCGAACGCGCGCGGGGAGAGCGCGTCGCCCCACCAGCCGTGGCTGCCGGTAAGCGCCCACCCCAGGCCCCGGCGGCCGGGCGGAGGGGTCTCGGGCGTGATCGCCTCTCGCACCAGCGCCCGCTCGAGCACGCGCCCCCGCGGTCCCCGGCCGTCCGCGAGCCACATCCGCGCATAGCGCACGAGGTCGTCCGCGATCCCGAAGAGCCCCGCGTGGCCCGAGACGCCGCCCATCCCGTGCGCGTTGCTGTCATGGACTTCTCCCCAAATCAGGTAGCGGCGCCAGGTATGACGGTGTCCCGCCTCCGCCCACTGCGGGTCGTCGGTCATGTGCTGTTCGATCGCGGTCCCGTCCTCCGTCGGGGCGATCCGCGCCCTGTCGCCGGCGCCGCCGCCGTGCACGTCGCCGCCGGCCGCGGGCCGGTAGCCGGTCTGCGTCATCCCGAGCGGCGCAAAGACGCGGCGCGCGGCCAGGACGTCGAGAGGTTCTCCAAGCGTGCGCCGGGCGATCTCTCCGAGCAAGATGAACCCGATGTCGCTGTACGTGACCTGGGCTCCGGGCCGGGCCACGAGCGAGGTGGCCGCGGCCCGCCGCACGATCGCCTCGGCACCCGCCGCCTCCAGGTAGAACGGAATCCACGCCGGCAGTCCCGACGTGTGCGTCAGGAGATGCCGGATCGTCACGTTGTGGTGCGGGCACTCTGGCAGGTGCGCCGGGACCGGGTCGTCGAGGGCGAGCCGGCCTTCCGCCACCCCTTGCAAAATCAACGGCACCGTCGCGGCGACCTTGGTCAGCGAGGCAAGATCGTAGATCGTGTCCGGCGCGGCCGCCGGCGCGCCGGCGCGCGCCGCGGTCCGGCCGGCCGCGTATCGCACCGCGACCTCGCCGCGCCACAGCACCGCGAGGACGGCCCCCGGATACGCCGTCCCGACGCCGTCCCCGAGCACACGGACGGCCTCAACAAAGCGATCCGCGGTCACCGGGCGCGCCGCGTCACAAGGGGTCCCGGTGCGGCGGGGGCCAGGTCCACGTGCCGAGGATCGCCGCGTATGCCGCGCCGGTCACCCGCGGCAGCGCGCCGGGGCGGCCCATCAGACTCGCATGCCCCAGCAGCGCGAAGGCGAGCGCTTCCTTCGCATCCCCCGGGATCCCGAACTCGTCGATCCGCCGGACGCGAATCGGTGCCACGGCCCGCGCGAGGCGGTCCATCAACACGGGATTGTGCGCGCCCCCGCCCGAGACGATGAGCTCGTCGATCGCGTGCCTCGGCGTCACGTAGCGCGTGATGTTCCGGGCCACCGCGCCGGCGGCGAACGCCGTCGCGGTGGCCACGAGGTCATCGGTCGGCAGGTCGCCCCACCGCGACAACAGCGCGCGGAGATAGGCCTGACCGTACTGTTCGTGGCCGGCGGTCTTGGGCGGCGCGGCCGCGACGAAGGGATCGCGCATCCACTCGTCCAGGACCTCGGTCCGGACCGTCCCCCGCGCGGCGCGGCGCCCGTCCCGGTCGAACGTTTCCGCCCCGCCGCTGAAATGCCCCACCAGGCCGTCGATCACCATGTTGGCCGGCCCGCAGTCGAACGCGTAGACGTCGTCGCGCCGGGGATTCGCCGGCAGGACCGTGAAGTTCGCGATGCCGCCGAGGTTGAGCGCGATCCGGCCGCGCGGCCCGCCGAGCAGCAGCAGGTCCGCGTAGGGAACGAACGGCGCCGCCTGTCCGCCGGCGGCGATGTCCGCGGCGCGGAAGTCGGCGACGACGGGGCGGCGGGTCCGGGCGGCGATGACCGCCGGTTCCGCGATCTGCAGCGTGGCGGCCCGGCCGAGCGGGTCCGCCGGGTCGGGCACGCCGACGTGCGCCACGGTCTGTCCGTGCGAGGCGATCAGGTCGATCTCGTCGAGGCGCAGGCCGGCCGTCCGGACCGTCTCCCGCGCCGCGTCGGCGAACAACTCGCCGACCAGGTAACTGAGTGAGGCGAGGGCCTGCGTGGTCAACGGATCCACGCACGCCCGCAGGACGCGCCGCCGCACTTCGCCGGGATAGGGCGACGATAGGAATCCGCGAAGGACGACGCCGGGGCGGTCGCAGTCGCGTCCCTCCCCGTCCGTGATCTCCGCGACGGCCGCGGCGATGCCGTCCGCCGACGTGCCGGAGATGAGTCCCACGATGCGTTTCGTCGGGCGGGCGAGGATCGCGTCGAGCCAGGGCCATGCCATCAAGACGCCTCGCCGAGCGCCCGGCGCAGCGACCCGCCGGCGCGCGCGAGCCGCGCCCGCGCCGCCTCCGCGTCGAGCCCCAGCCGTAGCATCAGGATCGCAACCCGCGCGTGGCCGCCGGAGGCGGCGAGGGCTGCCGCGGCGCGATCTTCCCCGACCCCGGCCGCCGCGGCCACGATGCGGGCCGCCCGCCGGCGCAACTTCGCGTTCGTGGCGCGCAGGTCGATCATGAGGTTGCCGTACACTTTGCCGAGGCGCGCCATCGCGAGCGTGCTCAGCATGTTGAGGACCAGCTTCTGGGCGGTTCCGGCCTTGAGGCGGGTGCTGCCGCCGATCACCTCCGGGCCGACGAGCGGCGTGATCGCGAGGTCGCACGCGGCTTCGAGCGAGGACCCGCCGTTGCACGCGATGCCGGCGGTCCAGGCGCCCCGCTCCCGCGCCCGGCGAACGGCGCCGACGGTGAACGGGGTCTCACCGCTCGCCGCGATCCCGACCACGACGTCGGCCCCTCCCACGCCGCGCGCGTCCATTTCGGCGGCCCCGGCCGCGGCGTCGTCTTCCGCGCCTTCGACGGCCTCCACGAGCGCCCGCGGCCCGCCGGCAATGATCGCCTGCACCGTCTCGGGCGCGGTGCCGAAGGTGGGCGGACACTCCACGGCGTCGAGCGTCGCGAGGCGTCCGCTCGTTCCCGCGCCCACGTACAGCAGCCGCCCGCCGGCTTCGAGGGCGGCGCCGATGCGCGCGACGGCGGTCGCGATTGCGGGGAGCGTCGCCGCGACGGCCTCGGGGACCCGGTGGTCCTCCGCGTTCATCAGGCGCGCCTGTTCGAGCACCGGCAGCAGATCGAAGTCGCGGGTCGCCGGGTTGGCCGCTTCGGTGGCGCGTTCATCCTGCGGCATCATCCCATCTCCTTCCGCGGGCGCACCGTCCTCGTCACAGACGGAGCCGCGGATCGAGCACATCGCGGAGTCCGTCGCCGAGCAGGTTGAAGCCGAGCACGATCAGCGCGATCGCGGCCCCCGGAAAGACCGCGGTCCAGGGTGCAAGGACCATGAACCGCCGCGCCTCCGCCAGCATGTTGCCCCACGAGGGCGTCGGCGGCTGCGTGCCGAGTCCGAGGAAGCTCAGCGCCGATTCGGTGAGGATCGCGAACGACAGGCTGAGCGACGTCTGCACGATGAGCGGGGCGGAGATGTTGGGCAGCACGTGCCGGGCGAGGATCCGCACCGTCCCCGCTCCGAGCGCGTTCGCCGCCTCCACGTATTCGCGGCCCCGCGTTTCCAGCACGCTCGCCCGGGTCACCCGGGCGAACTGCGGCGTGTAGACGATCCCAATGGCCGCGATGACGTTCGTGACGGCGGTCCCCGCGACGGCCATGATCGAGATCGCGAGGAGGACCGCGGGAAAGGCGAAGATCACGTCCATCGTGCGCATCAGCACGTTGTCGAGGATGCCGCCCCGGTAGCCGCCGACGAGGCCGGCGAGCCCGCCGGCGCCGAGCGCCAGGATCACGGACCCGAAGGCGACCGCGAGCGACGACCGGGAGCCGTAGAGGAGGCGCGCCAGCAGGTCCCGGCCGAACTGGTCGGTGCCGAAAGGGTGCCCGGCTCCCGGCGGTGCCAGGAGCGACTGCGGCTGCATCTGGAGCGGATCGTGCGGCGACAGCGCCGGGACTCCGAGCGCCGCAAGCAGATAGGCGGCGACGATCGCGCCGCCGGCCACCGCGAGCGGCGTCCGCGCCATCCGGACGACGGCCGTCGCCCGCCGCCGGACCGGTCCGGGCTGCCGCCGGGCGGCGGCGGTCTTCTCGAGCGCGGACGTTGCCATCGGGCTCAGGCGTACCGCACCCGGGGATCCACCACCGCGTAGAGCAGGTCCACGGCGAGGTTGACGAGGACGAACAGCAGCGCGATAACGAGGACGACCCCCTGCACGACCGGGTAGTCGCGCTGGCCGATCGCCGCGAGCGCGAGCCGGCCCATGCCGGGGAGCGCGAAGACCTCCTCGATGACGACGGTCCCGCCCAAGAGGTAGCCGGCCTGGAAGCCGACGACGGTGATGACCGGGATCAGCGCGTTCCGCAGCACGTGCCGGTACAGGACCAGACGTCCGCGGAGTCCCTTGGCGCGCGCCGTCCGAACGTAGTCCTGTCCGAGCACTTCGAGCAGGGACGACCGGAGGAAGCGCATGATCACCGCGGCCAGCGCGATCCCGAGCGAGAACGACGGGAGCAGCATCACCGCGAGATTCTTCGCCGGGTCCGCAAAGAACCCGACGTAGATGCCGATCGAGGCGATCGATCCGGCGTTGCCCAGCACCAAGAGCAGCATGGTCGCGAGCCAGAAATTCGGGATGCTGAGGCCCGCGAGCCCGCCCAACTGGATGGCCGCGTCGGCCGCGGAGCCGCGCCGGAGCGCGGCCGCGATCCCGATCGGGACGGCGATCACAAGCGCGATGAGGAGGGCCAGCAGGGTGATCTCCGCACTGAGCGGCAGCCGCGCCAGGATGTCGGGGAGCACGGGGCGGCTCGTCCGCAGGGAGACGCCGAAGTCGCCCCGCAGCACGTGCCCGATCCAGTCCGCGTACTGCAGCAGCAGCGGCTTGTCGAGGCCGAAGAGCCGGCGGAGCTCGTCCATCTGCGCCGGCGTCATCGCCACCTGCGTGCCGAGGAACATCTGGATCGCATTCCCCGGCAGCAGGTGGACGAGCAGAAACACGACGATCGAGACGCCCCACAGGACGGGGACGAGCGTGAGGAGCCGGCCCGCGAGAAACGCGGTCACGCGGCCCGGCTCACGGCGTGAATCTCCGTCGCCCGGACGGCTCCGCTAGCGCTGGACGGACGTCTCCTCCAGGTAGGTGATCGCGCCCGTCGGCACGAGCCGGAAGCCCTTGACGTAGGGCTGGAGCACCTGCGATTCCATCGGCGTATAGAGAAAGACCGCGGGCGCCTGGCGCACCAGCTGGCGTTCCAGGTCGTGGTAGATCGGCGCCCGCTCGTCGACGGAGACGTGGACCCGGCCGCGATCGAGCAGCCGGTCGACGGCCGCGTCCTTGAACAGAAAGTTGTTGACCGCCCCGGTGCTGTAGAACGTGCGGTAGAGGAAGCGGTCCGGATCGGGATCGCCGCCGCGGAGCTCGACCATCGCGTCGAAGTCGCGCTTCACCCACAGGTTGATGTACTGTCCCCATTCGACGTTTTGAATCGTGGGGTTGAGGCCGGCGGCGCGCAGCTGACTCTGGATCACTTCGGCGACGGCGAGGCCCCCCTCATAGGTCGGCGAGGCGGTGATCGTGAACGATGCGCCGGCCGCGCCCGCCTGCTGAAGCATCTGCTTGGCGCGCGCCGGATCCGGCCGGTACTCCGGAAAGTCGCGCACCGGCAGGGCCCACACCTTGTCGGGTGCCGGGATCGGGCCGCTCACGACGCCCATGCCGAACTCCGCCGCGTTCACGATCGCCTGCCGGTCAATGGCGTAGGCGATCGCGTCGCGCACCCGCGGGTCGGTAAACGGCCGCCGGGTCGTGTTGAACGAGAAGATGCGGAGGTTCAGGCTCGGCGCCTGTTGGACGGCCAGGCCGCGGTCGCCCATGGCTTGCTTGACGACGCTGCCGTCGGAAATCGTCGCCATGTCGAGGCTGCGGCTCCGCACGCCGGCGAGCAGCGAGGCCTGCTCCGGGATCACCCGGATGACCACCTCGTCGACCTTCGGCAGGCCGCGCTTGAAGTAGCGGGGGTTCCGCGCGAGGCGCATATAGTTGTCCGGCACCCACTGCGCCAGCATAAACGGGCCCGTGCCCGCCTCGGTCTTCTGCAGATCGCCCGCGCGGAGGACCGCGGTCTTCTCCACGATCGAGGCGTTGCCGGAGGTCAGCCCGGAGAGGACGGAGGCAAGCGGGTAGGCGAGATGCAGCCGCACCGTATACCGGTCGACCGCGGTCACCCCGTCGACCGCGTCCAGGTACGACCGGGCCGGCGAGGCCGTCTTGGGATCGAGGATGCGCTGGATGGTGAAGACGACGTCGTCGGCCGTGAGTTCGGCGCCGTCGTGGAACCGGACGCCCCGACGCAGGTGGAAGATGTACGTTCGCAGGTCGGGCGTATCCCACGACTCGGCGAGGTCGCCGACGACGTGCAGGCCGGCGTCGTACCGGACGAGCCGGTTGTAGAGGAGGTCGATGCGCCGGAAGGAGGAGAAGGCCGTCACCTTGTTGGGGTCCAGGCCGACGACCTCCTGATCGACGCCGAGCGTCAGCGTCACGGGACCCGGCGCCGCGCCCGCGCGCAGGACCTGCGCCGGGATCGCGATCGCGAGTGCGAGGAGAAGCCAGGCGAACCTTCGTACCGTCATCGATCACCCCCTGGTCTGTCGCGGTCTCGAGCGCCGCCCCCGACGGGGGCAGGTCCTCCGGGCGCCCCTCGGGCGGGGGCGCGGATCGGACCGCGCGTCTTCCGGTAGAGCACCTCGGTGACGCCCGGCCGGACGTAGTCGGGCAGCTCGCCGATCCGCCGGTAGCCCCGGCGCTCGTAGAAGCGCCGGGCCCGGTCGTTCGCCGCGGTGACCAGCAGAAAGACGTTGGGCCCCGTCGCAAAGATCTCCGCTTCCGCGGCGTCCATCAGAAGCCGGCCGACCCCGCGCCCCTGCGCGTCCGCGGCGACGCCGACGGCCCATACGTACCCGCTGTGCCCGAAGGTGCCCCGCAGGAGATACTCGACGAAGCCCACGAGGCGCGCGCCGTCGTCCGCCACCTGTACCCGCGCGTCGCCGGCCAGCGCCGCGGCGAACGTCTCGCGCGCCTCACGCGCAGTCACGCCGTACTGCCGCCACAGCGGCAGCCCGGACATGATCGCCGCGCAGGCCTCCAGGTCCGCGGCGCGCAGCGGTCGAACCGTCACGGTCCTGAGTTCTCCGGTGCGCCGCGCCGCGCCTGCCGCAGGAAGCATCGCGCGCGGGCCGGAAGCACGCGGAGATGATCGTTTCCGCCGGCACGGTGCTCGCCGCCGACCGTGATCTCACCCCAGGCGTCGTCGTGATCGAAGACGGCCGCATTGTGCGCGTCTCCGCCGAGGCGGCCCCGAGGGGGGGCCTCTCGTTCCCCGACGCCACGCTGATCCCGGGCTTGATCGATCTCCAAGTCAACGGCGGCGCCGGCGTCGACTGCCTGCGCGCGGGGGCGGCGGCGTACGACACCCTCGGCCGCTACCTCGCGGCGACCGGCGTCACGGCCTACGTGCCCACGATCACGAGCGCGCCGCTCGAGGAGATGCGGCGCGCCGGGGAGATCGCCGCCGCGGCGATGCGCCGTCCGGGCGCGCTGCCGGAGATTCTCGGCGTGCATCTCGAAGGCCCGTACCTCAATCCGCTGCGCCGCGGCGCGCACCGCGCGCAGGATCTCCGGTCCCCGGACGTCGACGAGATCGCCGAGACCGTCCGCCGGCTCGAGGGCACCGTGCGGATCATGACCCTCGCGCCCGAACTGGAGAACGCCGAGCCCGCCGTCCGATGGCTCGTGGAAGCCGGGGTCGTCGTCGCGATCGGACACACCGACGCGGCCTTCGACGACGTGCAGGCGGCCGCGCGGTGGGGCGCGCGCCTCGTGACGCACCTGTTCAACGCGATGCGCGGCATTCACCATCGGGAGCCGGGCGCCGCCGGCGGCGCGCTCGTGACGCCGGCGCTTACGCTCGGCGTGATCGCCGACCTCGCGCATGTGCATCCCGCCGTGCTGGCGCTGACCGCGCACGCGGCCGGCATGAGCCGCGTGGCGCTCGTGACGGATGCGGTCTCTGCCGCCGGGATGGGCCGGGGGTCGTTCACCCTGGGGGCGCAGACGATCGACGTGAGAGACGGCGTGCCGCGGCTCCCCGACGGCAGCCTCGCCGGCAGCGTGCTCCAGCTGCACCGGGCCGTGCAGAACTTCGCCGGGGCCGCGGGCGTGAGCCGCCGGGACGCGGTGCAGGCCGCGTCGTTCACGCCGGCCAAAGTGCTCGGGCTGCACCGCCGGAAGGGCCGCATCGCCCCCGGAATGGACGCCGATCTCGTGGTGCTGGGGCGCGACGGGGACGTGGTGTTGACGGTTGCCCGCGGGCAGATCGCCTACCGGCGCGGATCGTAGCTCCCCGGACGCCGAACGTTTCTGCGGATTCCTTGACAAGCCTTCGGGAATCTGATACCAACGGATAGAGAGATAATCGCATATCGCTCACCAGCCGGCCCGGACGCCGGCGGGAGGGAGTGCGCCTAGGGTTCCGCGGCCCGGGAGCCGGCCAGGACCGAGCGGCGCAGGCGGCCTGTCACAGCCGCTACACCGTCGGGACAAAAGCCCGAGGGAGGGTTCCTCTTTTTGGACTCTCGCGCGGGCTTTTTTGTATACCCGCGGGCCGACGCGCTCAGACGTGTGTAGCAGCCCGTGCCGTTGATCCGGGCGGTCCTGGACGTTCTGGCTCACGCCGTAGGCGGCGTGTCGACGCGCTGGCCGACGCGCTCAGATAGGAGGCGACGGGTGGTGTCGGGTCTGCGCGACCCACGGTTCGAACACGACGCGTGCGGCACCGGGTTCGTCGCGACCACGGCCGGACGCAGCCACGCCGTGCTCGAAATCGCGCTCGAAGCCGTCACTCGCCTGACGCACCGCGGCGCCGTCTCGGCCGACGGCAAGACCGGCGACGGCGCGGGCGTGCTCACGCAGATTCCGCACCGGCTGCTGCTCCCCGATCTGTACCGCCTCGGCGTCCACGCGCCCCGCCACGCGGACCTCGGCGTCGCGATGGTATTCCTGCCGCGCGACGTGCGCGTCCAGGCGCGCGCGCGCGCGGTCATCGAGGACGTCGTCACGCGGGAGGGCCTCGTCTTCTTCGGGTGGCGGCCGGTGCCGGTGGCCCAGAGCGCGCTCGGCGCGCAGGCCGCGCGCACCCGCCCCGACATCCATCAGGCGCTCGTGGGGAGGCCGGAGCGGCTCGGCGCGGACGATTTCGAGCGGGCGCTGTACCTCGCGCGGCGGATCATCGAGCGCCGGCTCGAGGCGGAGCGGATCGACGGCACCTATATCGCCTCGTGCTCGCACCGCACGGTCGTCTACAAGGGCATGTTCGTCGCCCCGCAGCTCGCGCGGTTCTATCCGGACCTGCGCGACCCGCGGTACGAGACAGCGCTCGCGCTGTTCCACCAGCGGTACAGCACCAACACGTTCCCGAGCTGGCCGCTCGCGCAGCCGTTCCGGTTCCTCGCCCACAACGGCGAGATCAACACGCTCTCGGGCAACGTGACCTGGGCGGCGGCGCACGAAGGCCAGGCCCGCTCGTCCGTCTGGCGGGAGCGGATGCGCGACCTCCTGCCCGTGATCCAGCGCGGGGGCAGCGACAGCGCGATGCTGGACAACATGCTCGAGCTGCTCGTCCGGTCCGGGCGCGACACGCTGCACGCGATGATGATGCTCGTCCCTGAGGCGTGGGAGCATCACGCGGAGATGCCGGCCGAGGTCCGCGCCTTCTACGATTTTCACGCGGGGATCATGGAGCCGTGGGACGGACCGGCCGCGCTCGCCTTCTCCGACGGCCGGTACGCCGCGGCCACGCTCGACCGCAACGGTCTCCGCCCGGCCCGGTACGCCGTCACCGAGGACGGTTTGGTCATTGTCGCGAGCGAGGCCGGCGTCGTCGACTTGGACGCGACGCGCGTGGTCGAGAAGGGGCGCCTCGGTCCCGGGCGGATGATCGCCGTCGACACCGTCGCCGGGCGCATCCTGCCCGATGAGGTGATCAAGGCGGAAGCGGCCGCGGGGCGGCCGTACGGTGCGTGGCTGGCGAAGGAGCGGGCCCGTCCGGACGCGGCGGCGCGCGCCGTGAAGCCGGACCCTGCCGCGCCCCCTGACGGGGGCGCCGACAGGCAGCGCCGCATGGTGCTGTTCGGCTACACGCGCGAAGAGATCCAGCGCATTCTCCTGCCCATGCTCGGCGAGGCCAAGGATCCCGTCGGCTCGATGGGCGACGACACGCCGCCCGCGGTGCTCGGGGTCCGGCCGCGGCTCGTCGCCCACTACCTGAAGCAGCGCTTCGCACAGGTGACCAACCCCCCCATCGATCCCCTGCGCGAGCGACTCGTGATGTCGCTGCGCACGCTGGCCGGCGC from the bacterium genome contains:
- a CDS encoding ABC transporter substrate-binding protein — protein: MTVRRFAWLLLALAIAIPAQVLRAGAAPGPVTLTLGVDQEVVGLDPNKVTAFSSFRRIDLLYNRLVRYDAGLHVVGDLAESWDTPDLRTYIFHLRRGVRFHDGAELTADDVVFTIQRILDPKTASPARSYLDAVDGVTAVDRYTVRLHLAYPLASVLSGLTSGNASIVEKTAVLRAGDLQKTEAGTGPFMLAQWVPDNYMRLARNPRYFKRGLPKVDEVVIRVIPEQASLLAGVRSRSLDMATISDGSVVKQAMGDRGLAVQQAPSLNLRIFSFNTTRRPFTDPRVRDAIAYAIDRQAIVNAAEFGMGVVSGPIPAPDKVWALPVRDFPEYRPDPARAKQMLQQAGAAGASFTITASPTYEGGLAVAEVIQSQLRAAGLNPTIQNVEWGQYINLWVKRDFDAMVELRGGDPDPDRFLYRTFYSTGAVNNFLFKDAAVDRLLDRGRVHVSVDERAPIYHDLERQLVRQAPAVFLYTPMESQVLQPYVKGFRLVPTGAITYLEETSVQR
- a CDS encoding anhydro-N-acetylmuramic acid kinase, translating into MAWPWLDAILARPTKRIVGLISGTSADGIAAAVAEITDGEGRDCDRPGVVLRGFLSSPYPGEVRRRVLRACVDPLTTQALASLSYLVGELFADAARETVRTAGLRLDEIDLIASHGQTVAHVGVPDPADPLGRAATLQIAEPAVIAARTRRPVVADFRAADIAAGGQAAPFVPYADLLLLGGPRGRIALNLGGIANFTVLPANPRRDDVYAFDCGPANMVIDGLVGHFSGGAETFDRDGRRAARGTVRTEVLDEWMRDPFVAAAPPKTAGHEQYGQAYLRALLSRWGDLPTDDLVATATAFAAGAVARNITRYVTPRHAIDELIVSGGGAHNPVLMDRLARAVAPIRVRRIDEFGIPGDAKEALAFALLGHASLMGRPGALPRVTGAAYAAILGTWTWPPPHRDPL
- the nagA gene encoding N-acetylglucosamine-6-phosphate deacetylase yields the protein MIVSAGTVLAADRDLTPGVVVIEDGRIVRVSAEAAPRGGLSFPDATLIPGLIDLQVNGGAGVDCLRAGAAAYDTLGRYLAATGVTAYVPTITSAPLEEMRRAGEIAAAAMRRPGALPEILGVHLEGPYLNPLRRGAHRAQDLRSPDVDEIAETVRRLEGTVRIMTLAPELENAEPAVRWLVEAGVVVAIGHTDAAFDDVQAAARWGARLVTHLFNAMRGIHHREPGAAGGALVTPALTLGVIADLAHVHPAVLALTAHAAGMSRVALVTDAVSAAGMGRGSFTLGAQTIDVRDGVPRLPDGSLAGSVLQLHRAVQNFAGAAGVSRRDAVQAASFTPAKVLGLHRRKGRIAPGMDADLVVLGRDGDVVLTVARGQIAYRRGS
- a CDS encoding ABC transporter permease; amino-acid sequence: MTAFLAGRLLTLVPVLWGVSIVVFLLVHLLPGNAIQMFLGTQVAMTPAQMDELRRLFGLDKPLLLQYADWIGHVLRGDFGVSLRTSRPVLPDILARLPLSAEITLLALLIALVIAVPIGIAAALRRGSAADAAIQLGGLAGLSIPNFWLATMLLLVLGNAGSIASIGIYVGFFADPAKNLAVMLLPSFSLGIALAAVIMRFLRSSLLEVLGQDYVRTARAKGLRGRLVLYRHVLRNALIPVITVVGFQAGYLLGGTVVIEEVFALPGMGRLALAAIGQRDYPVVQGVVLVIALLFVLVNLAVDLLYAVVDPRVRYA
- the murQ gene encoding N-acetylmuramic acid 6-phosphate etherase — encoded protein: MMPQDERATEAANPATRDFDLLPVLEQARLMNAEDHRVPEAVAATLPAIATAVARIGAALEAGGRLLYVGAGTSGRLATLDAVECPPTFGTAPETVQAIIAGGPRALVEAVEGAEDDAAAGAAEMDARGVGGADVVVGIAASGETPFTVGAVRRARERGAWTAGIACNGGSSLEAACDLAITPLVGPEVIGGSTRLKAGTAQKLVLNMLSTLAMARLGKVYGNLMIDLRATNAKLRRRAARIVAAAAGVGEDRAAAALAASGGHARVAILMLRLGLDAEAARARLARAGGSLRRALGEAS
- a CDS encoding GNAT family N-acetyltransferase, whose product is MTVRPLRAADLEACAAIMSGLPLWRQYGVTAREARETFAAALAGDARVQVADDGARLVGFVEYLLRGTFGHSGYVWAVGVAADAQGRGVGRLLMDAAEAEIFATGPNVFLLVTAANDRARRFYERRGYRRIGELPDYVRPGVTEVLYRKTRGPIRAPARGAPGGPAPVGGGARDRDRPGGDR
- a CDS encoding ABC transporter permease, with the protein product MARTPLAVAGGAIVAAYLLAALGVPALSPHDPLQMQPQSLLAPPGAGHPFGTDQFGRDLLARLLYGSRSSLAVAFGSVILALGAGGLAGLVGGYRGGILDNVLMRTMDVIFAFPAVLLAISIMAVAGTAVTNVIAAIGIVYTPQFARVTRASVLETRGREYVEAANALGAGTVRILARHVLPNISAPLIVQTSLSLSFAILTESALSFLGLGTQPPTPSWGNMLAEARRFMVLAPWTAVFPGAAIALIVLGFNLLGDGLRDVLDPRLRL
- a CDS encoding serine hydrolase domain-containing protein is translated as MTADRFVEAVRVLGDGVGTAYPGAVLAVLWRGEVAVRYAAGRTAARAGAPAAAPDTIYDLASLTKVAATVPLILQGVAEGRLALDDPVPAHLPECPHHNVTIRHLLTHTSGLPAWIPFYLEAAGAEAIVRRAAATSLVARPGAQVTYSDIGFILLGEIARRTLGEPLDVLAARRVFAPLGMTQTGYRPAAGGDVHGGGAGDRARIAPTEDGTAIEQHMTDDPQWAEAGHRHTWRRYLIWGEVHDSNAHGMGGVSGHAGLFGIADDLVRYARMWLADGRGPRGRVLERALVREAITPETPPPGRRGLGWALTGSHGWWGDALSPRAFGHTGFTGTAIVIDPPRDLAIVLLSNAVHLGRDRTGILTLRPAVAAAVAAAIT